A single region of the Polyodon spathula isolate WHYD16114869_AA chromosome 40, ASM1765450v1, whole genome shotgun sequence genome encodes:
- the si:ch211-14c7.2 gene encoding uncharacterized protein si:ch211-14c7.2 produces MCDSLCPFEITDMLQQNNNNNYLCLERGCHNRKITVENSGDCGGGGGGGGDNLPQATSQAERRGEQRQGPKTKGFRSRTVSGACAKNKKKAKLTKPGLQPLSQPLGGITACQTRLVSDSPVSDTISCLNTGRFYSSRSENSCDGPGIRADVSALSLSSISSLGSPVTVATLEASEVNQTVAPTTVEGSFLSTTARDQYYSTGIIYIRATQSLASQPQAVGRHDILLNLRGREDRNMTGEAAFPGQEDGVVRSSNGDGKAVETNAQVLAKDAREGFKTDTESCGNAGEQKESWGFTTIDVDKQEEEEDDNVKELSADSCVLGRRDTKNSGSGNAEDCMRSGFNHCTQSDDVQRKLADPGCEHQKHHPQINREGSRQHAGDLVTENTRQQAISAASESHNHCCCSMEMTLESRSGRQMRGDKTSRTVDHVTRDSPALAEYQIQKRNAGDRRSGITANAPPWLRVVNETCRGCHRRGGAGNGQSERRIADLAKYENPNHNPADSSGEMIAHATVRVKKPEGTSSGKTNRLDSRPVEMCTADTSDLAEYYCCNPGGCDCCEITSLRQRKLHGEVDNVRNGYFCASNRGDLYDSLTTDFVSVLGNSQFEACASVQQLAQGERLGAGSCGNRFSECAKACEKHPSLALDSLTGKTECTPMPKDFICSHNNDSVAQSQGLDKKAGRTEQGALLSGFHTSQAGEHGSDSNTAPISDNTVPLQFDKPAAAARPDLSVSVTKATFVAQESSEVVGGHYPFLSTTGEISNHDGESPSIEQAGDEEEFGLFEKAGDRLHWDEEFLEFEQGSCWKKGCADVAVSPQSTSLDGWTAFSEEDTSGFGPGDGTEQDRDSGGQWWLDSAVEDTGTTPCTPLNLSRVFQDCFPSVTSSHWETDEVPSLREQMQRPASSLWEGLQDVNEAIGLKYKWAGSGAQKLLLHSLHIDVDTVACPQLSRASPDHRLNLFKQRNPADRISKKKISYDPNKNMLA; encoded by the exons ATGTGTGATTCGCTTTGCCCCTTTGAAATCACGGACATGCTccagcaaaacaataacaataattactTGTGCTTGGAGCGGGGGTGTCACAATAGAAAAATAACTGTAGAAAACAGCGGCGATtgtgggggaggaggagggggagggggtgacAATCTACCGCAGGCCACTTCACAAGCAGAGAGACGGGGCGAACAACGTCAAGGCCCCAAAACAAAAGGCTTCAGGAGCCGAACGGTGAGCGGGGCCTgtgccaaaaacaaaaagaaagccaagCTCACAAAGCCAGGCCTTCAACCTCTTTCCCAACCCCTGGGTGGAATTACAGCCTGCCAGACGAGGCTGGTGTCAGATTCCCCGGTAAGCGATACCATCTCCTGCTTGAATACAGGCAGGTTCTATTCCAGTCGTTCAGAGAATAGCTGTGACGGCCCTGGGATTCGTGCCGATGTAAGCGCTCTCAGTCTAAGCAGTATCAGCAGCCTGGGATCACCGGTAACCGTGGCAACCTTAGAAGCTTCTGAAGTGAACCAAACAGTGGCTCCCACAACAGTAGAGGGCTCATTCCTGAGTACTACAGCAAGAGACCAATACTACAGCACTGGGATCATTTACATAAGGGCTACCCAGAGTCTTGCTTCCCAACCACAGGCTGTTGGCAGACATGACATTCTTCTAAACCTCCGGGGAAGGGAAGACAGAAATATGACTGGGGAAGCTGCTTTCCCTGGGCAGGAGGATGGGGTTGTCCGATCCAGTAACGGAGATGGGAAAGCAGTGGAAACAAACGCACAGGTTTTGGCAAAAGATGCCAGGGAAGGGTTTAAGACTGATACAGAGTCCTGTGGCAATGCAGGGGAGCAGAAGGAGAGCTGGGGCTTTACAACGATTGATGTGGAcaagcaagaagaagaagaagatgacaATGTGAAGGAATTGAGCGCTGACTCTTGTGTGCTGGGAAGACGTGATACCAAAAACTCAGGGTCGGGAAATGCTGAAGACTGCATGAGGAGTGGATTCAATCACTGTACGCAGAGTGATGATGTTCAGAGGAAATTAGCAGATCCAGGGTGCGAGCATCAGAAGCACCACCCACAGATAAACAGGGAAGGCAGCAGACAACACGCTGGAGATCTGGTGACGGAGAACACGAGGCAGCAGGCTATCTCCGCAGCATCGGAGTCTCATAACCATTGCTGCTGTTCTATGGAAATGACGCTGGAGAGCCGATCAGGGCGTCAGATGCGGGGAGACAAAACTAGCCGAACAGTGGATCACGTGACCAGAGATTCTCCAGCGCTTGCGGAATATCAAATTCAAAAACGCAATGCTGGGGATCGGAGGAGTGGAATTACAGCTAACGCGCCTCCGTGGCTTAGGGTCGTGAATGAAACATGCCGTGGGTGTCACAGGCGGGGAGGCGCGGGGAATGGGCAGAGCGAAAGAAGGATCGCAGATCTTGCAAAATATGAAAACCCAAACCATAACCCTGCAGACAGCAGTGGTGAAATGATAGCTCATGCTACTGTAAGGGTTAAGAAGCCTGAGGGAACTAGTAGTGGGAAAACCAATAGGCTGGACAGCAGGCCTGTGGAAATGTGCACAGCAGATACTTCTGATCTTGCGGAATATTATTGCTGTAACCCAGGGGGCTGTGACTGTTGTGAAATCACTTCTCTAAGGCAAAGAAAGCTCCATGGAGAAGTCGATAATGTAAGGAATGGCTATTTCTGTGCGTCCAATAGGGGAGACTTGTATGACAGTCTGACCACtgattttgtctctgttttggGTAACAGTCAGTTTGAAGCATGTGCTTCAGTGCAGCAGTTGGCCCAAGGAGAAAGACTGGGAGCTGGTTCATGTGGCAATCGCTTCTCAGAATGTGCCAAAGCCTGTGAAAAGCACCCAAGCCTGGCATTAGACTCTCTGACGGGAAAGACTGAATGCACACCCATGCCAAAAGATTTTATCTGTAGTCACAATAACGACAGTGTGGCACAGAGTCAGGGCCTGGATAAAAAAGCAGGCCGCACAGAGCAGGGGGCTTTACTATCGGGGTTTCACACCAGCCAGGCAGGCGAGCATGGCAGCGATTCAAACACAGCCCCCATTTCAGACAACACAGTTCCACTGCAGTTTGATAAGCCTGCTGCAGCAGCTAGGCCTGATCTGTCAGTCTCTGTAACCAAGGCAACGTTCGTGGCACAAGAGAGCTCAGAAGTGGTCGGAGGTCATTATCCTTTTCTCAGCACGACCGGTGAGATTAGTAATCATGACGGGGAGAGCCCTAGTATTGAACAGGCAGGAGACGAAGAGGAATTTGGCCTTTTTGAGAAGGCAGGGGATCGCCTCCACTGGGACGAAGAATTTTTAGAGTTTGAACAAGGGTCTTGCTGGAAGAAGGGCTGTGCTG ATGTTGCTGTCAGTCCACAGTCCACCTCATTGGACGGCTGGACTGCCTTCTCAGAGGAGGACACCAGTGGATTTGGACCGGGAGACGGGACGGAGCAGGACAGAGATAGTGGTGGACAGTGGTGGCTGGACAGTGCTGTAGAGGACACCGGAACTACACCATGCACACCTCTGAACCTG TCCAGGGTCTTTCAAGACTGCTTCCCTTCTGTGACATCATCACACTGGGAGACAGACGAGGTCCCATCTCTGAGAGAACAGATGCAAAG gCCGGCCTCCAGTCTGTGGGAGGGACTCCAGGATGTGAACGAGGCAATTGGTTTAAAATACAAGTGGGCGGGATCTGGTGCCCAAAAACTCCTCCTACATTCCCTTCACATCGACGTG GACACCGTTGCCTGCCCCCAGCTCAGTAGAGCCAGCCCTGATCACAGACTCAACCTGTTCAAGCAGCGGAACCCAGCGGACAGGATTAGCAAGAAAAAGATCTCCTATGATCCCAACAAGAACATGCTGGCTTGA